The sequence GGGGACGTTGGTGTCCGAGTATCGCACCGAGGCTCTGCACTAGACAGATTCGCTGAGGCTATCCCACTAGTCCTGATGCAAATGGAGAGCTTCAAGGAGACTAAGCAGCTCCTGAGAGACAAGACAATGAGCCACGATGCAGTCTTTGAACTGGCACAATTCGCTCTCATGCTGCGTGGAGTGAAGCAAGATGAACTAAGGGAATTCTTCCAAGTGAGGAACCAACAGAACATGGCTAGTAGTAGACGATTCAAAGACCGTGGAGATTCGGCATGGCATCGCTTTAACGTGATACAGGAGAACATGGTCAAGGGTTGTAGGGTATTCCAGACCAATGACAAATACCAGAAGCTCAGGCCATTGACGAACGCTGAGAAGTTGCTCGACTTCAACAACCAACTAACCGCCAAGACACTCGAACTAGTACGGGCTGCATAACGCAGTCCATGGAGGATGAAATGGGAAA comes from bacterium and encodes:
- a CDS encoding DUF932 domain-containing protein produces the protein MTNNIAKLATAPASTVSDKYVFLSTEQAHSVLADFGFFESRYRQSKGSGFQKHVSIFERETDTDEDGRFNLMLLNSHNGTSALRLEAGYFRILCENQLGSGDVGVRVSHRGSALDRFAEAIPLVLMQMESFKETKQLLRDKTMSHDAVFELAQFALMLRGVKQDELREFFQVRNQQNMASSRRFKDRGDSAWHRFNVIQENMVKGCRVFQTNDKYQKLRPLTNAEKLLDFNNQLTAKTLELVRAA